A single Pochonia chlamydosporia 170 chromosome Unknown PCv3seq00011, whole genome shotgun sequence DNA region contains:
- a CDS encoding fumarylacetoacetate hydrolase family protein (similar to Neofusicoccum parvum UCRNP2 XP_007588644.1): MKVAWQRLIRFVATDGRVLHGEPILPSPGFDLGATTEDTKLQAKIIKGNDLYDVTGATTVTDEIVTVKKLLGPLTRSNVPIVRCIGLNYATHIAETGRKPPPFPFMFCKSSYTVHDHDANIVVPKVAQDNQADYEGELCVIIGKDAKDVSEEDALDYVAAYTVGNDISSRKLQRDPTLAGPVPQWGFSKGFDTFAPMGPVLVGSSLIPDPASLQLRTVVDGELRQSSRVDDLLFNIPYLVSYLSTGTTLEKGSVIMTGTPGGVGGGLKPPKFLVPGTVMEVNISDIGTLRNGVDFA, from the exons ATGAAGGTCGCCTGGCAACGACTCATTCGTTTCGTGGCTACCGATGGCCGCGTCCTCCACGGCGAGCCTATTCTACCGTCCCCTGGTTTCGACCTCGGAGCTACTACAGAGGATACAAAATTACAAGCAAAAATAATCAAGGGCAATGACCTCTACGATGTTACGGGGGCGACTACTGTGACGGACGAAATTGTCACCGTAAAAAAATTGCTTGGACCACTCACCCGATCAAATGTGCCCATTGTACGCTGCATTGGGCTAAACTATGCAACTCACA TTGCGGAAACGGGACGAAAACCTCCCCCGTTCCCCTTCATGTTTTGTAAAAGCTCGTATACCGTCCATGACCACGATGCCAATATTGTTGTCCCCAAGGTCGCCCAAGATAACCAGGCCGACTATGAAGGAGAGCTA TGCGTCATCATTGGAAAGGATGCAAAGGACGTAAGCGAGGAGGATGCGCTCGACTACGTTGCGGCCTACACTGTCGGCAACGACATCTCGTCTCGCAAGCTTCAGCGGGATCCCACTTTAGCAGGTCCCGTTCCACAATGGGGATTTTCAAAAGGGTTCGACACATTTGCACCAATGGGTCCCGTACTAGTCGGTAGCAGTCTTATTCCCGACCCAGCATCACTCCAGCTACGGACGGTGGTGGATGGCGAGCTGAGAcaatcatccagagtcgATGATCTTTTATTCAACATCCCGTATCTCGTCTCATACTTGTCTACTGGAACTACTTTGGAAAAGGGGAGCGTTATTATGACAGGTACCCCCGGAG GTGTCGGGGGTGGTTTGAAGCCTCCCAAATTCCTTGTGCCTGGAACGGTTATGGAGGTTAACATTAGCGACATTGGCACACTACGGAATGGGGTAGATTTTGCTTGA
- a CDS encoding C6 transcription factor (similar to Aspergillus flavus NRRL3357 XP_002372449.1), which translates to MSQINERRSAIREGSSPTPSIEDGDIDIQDDGSSNHGALIVSVQPQASEEQVDVNDTDGMAVSLVDDNDPGCFGPTSNISLMRIIFQVVARRGYVRDSLKFPSTGTKYTGAMVNPSRLIPGSPSRTEIGSCNQLPPDHRTRTLIRHYFSTTGMLFPYIHEPSFLETYENLKKNNFRVRARRTWLALLNIMLAMASCGGCQDAENAKTVESEIFYRRAQELCGSQMLAGATLETVQYLLLTSQYLQGIQKAAQTWATHGLAVKAALSIGIHLQQNLGSHPPIEVEMRKRTWYGCVVLDRSLSMTYGRPSTIHEDYVQLELPVAIQGELGESKSVAFFTATMQVTHEPC; encoded by the exons ATGAGTCAGATCAATGAGAGAAGGAGCGCCATTAGAGAAGGCAGCAGCCCGACACCATCAATTGAGGATGGTGACATTGATATTCAGGATGACGGTTCAAGTAACCATGGAGCACTCATTGTAAGTGTTCAGCCGCAAGCATCGGAGGAGCAAGTAGACGTCAACGACACCGATGGTATGGCAGTGTCACTGGTTGATGACAACGACCCCGGATGTTTTG GACCTACATCGAACATCTCCCTCATGAGAATCATCTTTCAGGTTGTTGCTCGCAGAGGCTACGTCCGTGATTCACTAAAGTTCCCATCGACAGGGACGAAATACACTGGGGCCATGGTCAACCCATCACGATTAATACCTGGTAGCCCGTCAAGGACAGAAATAGGTAGCTGTAACCAGCTTCCTCCTGATCATAGGACGAGGACATTGATTCGGCATTACTTTTCTACTACTGGCATGCTTTTCCCTTACATACATGAGCCTTCATTTCTCGAAACCTACGAGAATCTGAAGAAGAATAATTTTCGGGTCAGAGCGCGCCGGACATGGCTGGCCCTGCTGAAtatcatgttggcaatggcctcGTGTGGAGGTTGTCAGGATGCGGAGAATGCCAAAACTGTGGAATCGGAGATATTCTATCGACGAGCACAGGAGTTGTGCGGTAGTCAGATGCTTGCTGGGGCTACTCTCGAAACCG TCCAATATCTCCTCTTAACTAGCCAGTACCTACAAGGCATTCAGAAAGCAGCTCAAACCTGGGCTACgcatggcttggctgtcAAAGCAGCACTTTCCATCGGAATTCACTTGCAACAGAACTTAGGTTCGCATCCACCAATCGAAGTAGAGATGAGAAAACGCACTTGGTATGGTTGCGTTGTGCTGGATCG ATCCCTGAGCATGACATACGGCCGTCCAAGTACAATCCATGAAGACTACGTGCAGCTGGAACTCCCCGTTGCCATACAAGGAGAGCTAGGTGAATCTAAGAGTGTCGCCTTTTTCACGGCGACAATGCAAGTGACTCACGAGCCGTGTTAA
- a CDS encoding 3-hydroxyisobutyrate dehydrogenase protein (similar to Eutypa lata UCREL1 XP_007799548.1) — protein MNGQPQYRTQQNNVELFIANFDDAKGWFNAWSGSNGQWQWRPWGEEPSRPKLYYASALQYKAGFDYFAVDGMGRITTGNRPFECTIHPYTGKFEKLCVQTRDSFCNLANSTWDRTVLRQSGPGLLRLALFTRQGIHKSKRADPDKWDAGDWLSVMIRWIPASVGMSLLIFLPQNGLPADKNPHSYLPFRYNGYRYPRMARNFWENRKEIYELHPSDAGAATDDSLQMYRAFKPRFLCYLEEKTDEDGRVRWHFVTKPVRPNQNDHTPYVFISYTKEQFDIPNDSQATHQNYQNLFAWAINATAYYAENLVEGARTPKAFWIDCKCQPAKRVDASGQVNDNLSEREKKELIDRDIYTMSDIIRGAESTIVITHSVTDSVSNDLLRGWGDRVWTLPEVILSKGSNVTLVVHGGKPELVPKVRLAELAWKDAGEARQLVEHYTNLHLSRLELVSIAIKALARRSLKGHHEGDRSYALMGLLRVRPLIDSQDTSFQAFASRLSLPQDNDRLMERLICLLPRSPDEPWDSMSDIFNSSLWDIYPDTQVCGIGENDTIVVDGFRGALIQWSMFSPVQTMHRQTLLRKIILMATACIPILMIVGPPMLSTGVSSQNTGPTGQTDSGRDLRIAGGVLTAIALLILFSAPLYVPHMYNGKLYEVEPCLFGVEGYVPLPEVEELLFGFRLNRLKWSTYGSPLSRHRHSSAYRERTSREQEYTEYDDCNSPPTPMGPPTGTRNFTWTYPVDAVDPCAFCENCEGSDGLFCTNSHETISSIECKSRSEYGEMKLRVSGDTDRYPEY, from the exons ATGAACGGACAGCCGCAGTACAGAACGCAACAAAACAACGTGGAGCTCTTTATCGCAAACTTCGACGATGCTAAAGGGTGGTTCAATGCTTGGTCTGGCTCGAATGGGCAATGGCAGTGGAGGCCGTGGGGGGAAGAACCATCTAGGCCAAAACTGTATTATGCGTCAGCATTACAGTATAAGGCCGGGTTCGATTATTTTGCGGTGGATGGCATGGGACGAATAACAACCGGCAATCGGCCATTTGAGTGCACCATTCATCCCTACACAGGCAAATTTGAGAAACTATGCGTCCAGACTCGGGATTCGTTTTGCAATCTAGCCAACAGCACCTGGGACCGCACCGTGCTGAGACAATCCGGACCTGGATTGCTGCGTCTTGCATTGTTCACTCGCCAAGGCATTCACAAATCAAAACGAGCAGACCCTGATAAGTGGGATGCAGGGGATTGGCTTTCAGTCATGATCAGGTGGATTCCCGCAAGCGTGGGCATGAGTCTGCTG ATCTTTCTGCCACAAAATGGTCTGCCAGCAGACAAAAACCCACACTCGTATTTGCCCTTTCGATACAACGGGTATAGATATCCACGTATGGCTCGCAACTTCTGGGAGAACAGGAAAGAAATATATGAGCTGCACCCCAGCGATGCTGGGGCCGCCACAGACGACAGCTTGCAGATGTATCGAGCCTTCAAGCCTCGTTTTCTCTGCTACCTTGAAGAAAAGACTGATGAAGATGGGAGAGTAAGATGGCATTTTGTAACAAAGCCTGTGAGACCG AACCAGAACGATCACACTCCATATGTTTTCATATCTTATACAAAAGAGCAATTTGACATACCAAATGATTCTCAGGCAACGCATCAAAACTATCAAAACTTGTTTGCTTGGGCAATCAACGCCACAGCTTATTATGCAGAGAATCTCGTAGAAGGTGCGAGAACGCCGAAGGCATTTTGGATCGACTGCAAATGCCAACCAGCCAAACGAGTTGACGCAAGTGGTCAAGTGAATGATAATTTATCAGAGCGTGAGAAAAAGGAGCTCATAGATCGTGAT ATCTATACTATGAGCGATATCATCCGAGGCGCCGAAAGTACCATTGTTATCACGCACAGTGTAACGGATTCTGTAAGCAACGACTTGCTGCGTGGTTGGGGAGATCGCGTGTGGACTTTACCAGAAGTGATTCTCAGTAAAGGTAGCAATGTAACGCTGGTCGTGCATGGTGGAAAGCCAGAGCTTGTCCCCAAAGTCCGGCTGGCCGAACTAGCATGGAAGGATGCTGGTGAGGCGCGGCAACTTGTGGAACATTATACAAATCTCCATCTAAGCCGTCTTGAGCTGGTCAGCATTGCGATAAAAGCTCTGGCGAGACGAAGCCTCAAGGGGCACCATGAAGGGGACCGGAGTTACGCCCTGATGGGTCTCCTACGAGTCAGACCACTCATCGACAGCCAAGACACGTCATTTCAAGCGTTTGCAAG CAGGTTGTCACTACCGCAGGATAACGACCGGCTAATGGAACGTTTGATCTGTTTGTTACCAAGAAGCCCAGACGAACCTTGGGATAGCATGTCAGATATATTCAACTCAAGCCTCTGGGATATATATCCCGACACTCAAGTTTGTGGCATCGGGGAAAACGATACCATTGTTGTGGATGGATTCAGAGGTGCCTTGATCCAATGGTCCATGTTCTCACCGGTGCAAACAATGCACCGTCAGACCCTTCTGAGAAAAATCATCCTCATGGCGACTGCATGTATACCAATTTTGATGATTGTCGGGCCACCGATGCTCTCCACAGGAGTTAGCTCACAAAACACCGGCCCAACCGGCCAGACCGATTCTGGCAGGGACCTCAGAATCGCCGGTGGGGTTTTGACGGCAATTGCACTCCTCATACTATTCTCGGCGCCGCTTTACGTCCCCCACATGTACAATGGGAAGTTGTACGAGGTGGAACCATGCCTGTTTGGCGTCGAAGGCTACGTTCCTCTTCCAGAGGTGGAAGAACTATTATTTGGCTTTCGCCTGAATAGACTCAAGTGGAGTACATACGGGTCTCCACTCTCACGACATCGACACAGTTCTGCTTATCGCGAGAGAACAAGCAGAGAACAGGAATACACAGAGTATGACGATTGTAACTCGCCACCAACTCCCATGGGTCCGCCTACGGGTACCCGAAATTTCACATGGACATATCCAGTCGATGCTGTTGACCCTTGCGCGTTCTGTGAGAACTGCGAAGGAAGTGATGGTCTGTTTTGCACGAACAGCCATGAGACAATAAGCTCCATAGAATGCAAGAGTCGAAGCGAGTATGGGGAGATGAAG CTTCGTGTTTCTGGAGACACTGACAGATACCCGGAATACTAG
- a CDS encoding salicylate hydroxylase (similar to Coccidioides immitis RS XP_001242865.1), with protein MTVGGWKQLDIAVIGGGIGGQAAATSLRRQGHKVTIYERADFVGEVGASISCAANGTRWLEDWNVNIELGDPVVLKNLISRDWKTGEPINVYDLSNYKEKWGYTYYMFHRQYMHKMLKDSATNEHGEGIPAKLVLNHKAQNVDFETGEITFANGNKVTHDAIIGADGIGSQIRKVMGIETVRKPATCTCLHANVDTEKAVKLGLVDYSVNSAIEYWGGYHTHFKIVLSPCNRGRLLSYYCFFPREAGDLTAQTWDQEATVEELLAPYPDLDRNVFKHLEQGYEVRPWRLWLHEPYPFWQKGVACLMGDAAHPMMPDQSQGACQAIEDAAALGLVFSKEHFNGNVRDALEIYETIRKPRGTKVQAASARARLNINERIGFSSNTDNEVFAVQDEEDTLTIDEMNRYDMKAHVREVVKSRRQGS; from the exons ATGACAGTCGGAGGCTGGAAGCAGTTGGATATTGCTGTCATTGGAGGCGGTATTGGGGGACAGGCTGCGGCGACATCTTTGCGGCGACAAGGCCACAAAGTCACCATTTATGAGCGAGCAGATTTTGTCGGCGAAGTTGGCGCGTCCATCTCGTGTGCTGCGAATGGGACTAGATGGCTTGAAGATTGGAATGTCAACATCGAACTCGGCGATCCAGTTGTCCTCAAGAATCTAATCAGCCGCGACTGGAAGACGGGTGAACCCATCAACGTCTATGATCTCTCAAATTACAAGGAGAAATGGGGATAT ACGTACTACATGTTTCATCGGCAATACATGCacaagatgctcaaggaTAGTGCTACCAATGAGCACGGAGAAGGCATTCCGGCCAAACTAGTCCTCAACCACAAG GCGCAAAATGTCGACTTTGAAACCGGCGAGATCACATTCGCCAACGGAAATAAGGTGACGCACGACGCCATAATTGGTGCAGACGGCATCGGTTCCCAGATTCGCAAAGTCATGGGAATTGAAACGGTCCGCAAACCTGCCACGTGCACATGTCTACATGCAAACGTGGATACAGAGAAGGCCGTAAAGCTTGGACTGGTAGACTATTCCGTGAATAGTGCCATTGAGTACTGGGGAGGCTATCACACGCACTTCAAGATTGTCCTCTCACCTTGTAACAGGGGCCGACTGCTGTCATACTATTGCTTCTTCCCTCGTGAGGCTGGCGATCTGACAGCCCAGACGTGGGATCAGGAAGCCACAGTTGAGGAACTGCTGGCACCGTACCCCGACCTCGACCGCAATGTGTTCAAGCATCTAGAGCAAGGATACGAAGTGCGGCCATGGCGATTGTGGCTGCACGAGCCCTATCCTTTTTGGCAGAAAGGCGTAGCTTGTCTGATGGGAGATGCAGCTCACCCA ATGATGCCAGATCAGAGCCAAGGTGCCTGCCAAGCCATTGAGGATGCCGCTGCACTGGGTCTGGTGTTCAGCAAGGAGCACTTTAATGGCAATGTGAGGGATGCGTTGGAGATCTATGAGACAATCAGAAAGCCAAGAGGCACCAAGGTGCAAGCTGCGTCCGCCCGAGCTCGCTTGAATATTAATGAGCGCATCG GCTTTTCCAGCAATACAGACAACGAAGTGTTTGCAGTccaagatgaggaggacaCATTAACTATTGACGAAATGAACAG GTATGACATGAAGGCACACGTGAgggaggtggtgaagagCCGCCGTCAAGGATCTTAG